The following proteins come from a genomic window of Kocuria palustris:
- a CDS encoding type II toxin-antitoxin system Phd/YefM family antitoxin — protein MKTMTYSESRQRYAEVLDSVVDDREGVVITRSGRESAVILSLEDYESLRETAYLMRLPANARRLLDAIPEGPQAHQQASRGHPAQQQ, from the coding sequence ATGAAGACGATGACCTATTCCGAATCGCGCCAGCGCTACGCCGAGGTGCTGGACTCTGTCGTGGATGACCGTGAGGGTGTCGTGATCACCCGCTCGGGTCGCGAGTCCGCCGTCATCCTCTCGCTGGAGGACTACGAGTCCTTGCGGGAGACGGCGTACCTCATGCGCTTGCCCGCCAATGCCCGGCGTCTCCTGGATGCCATACCGGAAGGTCCTCAAGCGCATCAACAGGCTTCTCGAGGACATCCAGCGCAACAGCAATGA
- a CDS encoding LamB/YcsF family protein gives MSAITSGQPRIDLNADCGESLTSWSMPDGAEILEVVSSANVACGFHAGDPSVARETCRIASQRGAAIGAHVSYDDLKGFGRRFIDVVPSELTDQVIYQIGALQACARSVGAQVRYVKPHGALYNTIGHHEAHAGAVVRALAELGDELPILVLPDSEIERQAAAAGIPTVREAFADRAYTPEGRLVSRREEGSVLHDPAEISARVVQMATQRAVTAIDGSTISVDAESICVHGDTPGALEIARQVSAALSEAGVEQRSFLS, from the coding sequence ATGAGCGCCATCACTTCCGGGCAGCCCCGGATCGATCTCAACGCCGACTGCGGGGAGTCGCTGACCTCCTGGTCCATGCCGGACGGAGCCGAGATCCTCGAGGTCGTCTCCAGCGCCAACGTGGCCTGCGGCTTCCACGCAGGCGATCCGTCGGTCGCCCGCGAGACCTGCCGCATCGCCTCGCAGCGCGGGGCGGCCATCGGCGCCCACGTCAGCTACGACGACCTCAAAGGCTTCGGGCGCCGCTTCATCGATGTGGTGCCCTCGGAGCTCACGGATCAGGTGATCTACCAGATCGGCGCCCTGCAGGCCTGCGCCCGCTCGGTGGGCGCGCAGGTCCGCTACGTGAAGCCCCACGGCGCGCTCTACAACACGATCGGCCACCACGAGGCCCATGCCGGAGCCGTCGTGCGGGCGCTCGCGGAGCTCGGCGACGAGCTGCCGATCCTGGTCCTGCCCGACTCCGAGATCGAGCGCCAGGCCGCAGCCGCCGGCATCCCCACGGTGCGCGAGGCCTTCGCCGACCGCGCCTACACGCCGGAGGGCCGTCTGGTCTCACGCCGCGAGGAGGGCTCGGTGCTGCACGATCCGGCCGAGATCTCCGCCCGCGTGGTCCAGATGGCCACCCAGCGCGCGGTCACCGCGATCGACGGCTCCACCATCTCCGTGGATGCCGAATCGATCTGCGTCCACGGCGACACCCCCGGAGCTCTCGAGATCGCCCGGCAGGTCTCGGCGGCGCTGTCCGAGGCCGGCGTCGAGCAGCGGTCGTTCCTCTCGTGA
- a CDS encoding Cof-type HAD-IIB family hydrolase, protein MTFRLVAFDIDGTLLGSDRQLQPGTRLGLEAIREAGAQIMLASGRPIPGLKQLAEKLEIGEDLILAGMNGSIIVDQASGEVIARREIDAQTAQEIIDHVLSRGLIVMIPLGEELFASEPEHPQVRHEAEGNALSIRPLPQVADLPEPATKLLFTGERPELLELQKELDRDFADRAECTFSSPIYFEATARGVDKSSAITDYCAAKGIPLEAVMAFGDNGNDITMLSAAGLGVAMGNGIPEAKEAADVVTATNDDEGIARILEQYFPFSLSEVDAQDERREDRTETPEPTGRG, encoded by the coding sequence GCTCCAGCCCGGCACCCGCCTGGGGCTGGAAGCCATCCGGGAGGCGGGCGCTCAGATCATGCTGGCCTCCGGCCGCCCGATCCCCGGTCTGAAGCAGCTGGCCGAGAAGCTGGAGATCGGCGAGGATCTGATCCTGGCCGGCATGAATGGGTCGATCATCGTGGACCAGGCCTCCGGGGAGGTCATCGCCCGCCGGGAGATCGACGCCCAGACCGCGCAGGAGATCATCGACCACGTGCTTTCGCGCGGCCTGATCGTGATGATCCCGCTGGGGGAGGAGCTCTTCGCCTCGGAGCCCGAGCACCCGCAGGTCCGCCATGAGGCCGAGGGCAACGCGCTGAGCATCCGTCCGCTGCCGCAGGTCGCCGATCTGCCGGAGCCGGCCACCAAGCTGCTGTTCACCGGGGAGCGCCCCGAGCTGCTCGAACTGCAGAAGGAGCTGGACCGGGATTTCGCCGATCGCGCCGAGTGCACGTTCTCCTCGCCGATCTACTTCGAGGCCACCGCCCGCGGCGTGGACAAGTCCTCGGCGATCACCGACTACTGCGCGGCCAAGGGCATCCCGCTGGAGGCCGTCATGGCCTTCGGCGACAACGGCAACGACATCACCATGCTCTCCGCGGCGGGTCTGGGCGTGGCCATGGGCAACGGCATCCCGGAGGCCAAGGAGGCCGCCGATGTCGTCACCGCCACGAACGACGACGAGGGCATCGCCCGCATCCTGGAGCAGTACTTCCCGTTCTCGCTGTCCGAGGTCGATGCGCAGGACGAGCGGCGCGAGGACCGCACCGAGACTCCGGAGCCGACCGGGCGCGGCTGA
- a CDS encoding Txe/YoeB family addiction module toxin, with protein MPYRKVLKRINRLLEDIQRNSNEGIGKPEALKHDFGGFWSRRITDEHRLVCKVLEDRVLIAQCRYHYGR; from the coding sequence ATGCCATACCGGAAGGTCCTCAAGCGCATCAACAGGCTTCTCGAGGACATCCAGCGCAACAGCAATGAAGGCATCGGCAAGCCCGAAGCGCTCAAGCACGACTTCGGCGGCTTCTGGTCGCGGCGGATCACCGATGAGCACCGACTGGTCTGCAAGGTCCTCGAGGATCGTGTGCTGATAGCCCAGTGCCGCTACCACTACGGCCGCTGA
- a CDS encoding GntR family transcriptional regulator, with product MTIESKAPLPDMTVLAPVRDAVDAEHEGRGAVARGAEVLRRGVVTGLLRPGARLPEERLAAVLGISRNSLRAAFDEIEQEHLVERERHRGIRVCLPDEATVHQLYRARLALEGAALRWPEAGTRHRAVEQMSAAVETGRWARNAGQVAAMAEANDAFHRAVVSLSGSHRQLELMKRVQSELRLLFHTLDDTPAFHQPWVERNAALVDLVAQERDAEATDRIGAYLRDSRGMILELWGRSSCSRPSPASGRPCGSCS from the coding sequence ATGACCATCGAGAGCAAGGCGCCGCTGCCCGACATGACCGTGCTCGCGCCGGTGCGCGATGCGGTGGACGCGGAGCACGAGGGTCGGGGCGCGGTCGCGCGCGGAGCCGAGGTGCTGCGCCGCGGCGTGGTCACGGGCCTCCTGCGACCGGGCGCCCGCCTGCCCGAGGAACGGCTGGCGGCGGTCCTGGGCATCTCCCGCAACTCCCTGCGCGCAGCCTTCGACGAGATCGAGCAGGAGCACCTGGTCGAGCGCGAGCGCCATCGCGGCATCCGCGTATGCCTTCCGGATGAGGCCACGGTCCATCAGCTCTACCGCGCCCGGCTGGCCCTCGAGGGGGCGGCTCTGCGCTGGCCGGAGGCGGGGACTCGTCATCGTGCGGTCGAGCAGATGAGCGCCGCCGTGGAGACCGGCCGCTGGGCCCGCAACGCCGGGCAGGTGGCCGCCATGGCCGAGGCCAACGACGCCTTCCACCGGGCCGTCGTCTCGCTGTCCGGCTCGCACCGGCAGCTCGAGCTCATGAAGCGGGTGCAGTCCGAGCTGCGCCTGCTCTTCCACACGCTCGATGACACTCCGGCGTTCCACCAGCCGTGGGTCGAGCGCAACGCGGCGCTCGTGGACCTCGTGGCCCAGGAGCGCGATGCCGAGGCGACCGACCGGATCGGGGCATACCTGCGGGACTCCCGGGGCATGATCCTGGAGCTGTGGGGCCGCTCTTCCTGCAGCCGGCCATCACCGGCGAGCGGAAGGCCGTGTGGGTCCTGCTCGTGA
- a CDS encoding NADPH-dependent 2,4-dienoyl-CoA reductase, which produces MTEHPRLSAPLSIGRLELPHRILMGSMHTGMEDDPEQFPELAAYFAERARGGAGLMITGGFSPNGEGRLTPGGGQLSDPAQAAHHRILTDAVHEAGGLLALQILHAGRYAYHPKAVSASATQSPISPFPARELTDEQVRAAIQDFARCAVLAQEAGYDAVEIMGSEGYLLNQFLAQRTNQREDDWGGDAQRRRRFPVEVVRAVRAAAPGLPIIYRISLMDLVDGAQAWEDVVALAHELEDAGVDVFNTGIGWHEARVPTIVTSVPRAAFTEATAALKAQVSVPVAASNRISMPQDAEAILAEGQADLVSMARPFLADPAWVRKALEGREDRINTCIACNQACLDHTFSQKRASCLVNPRAGRETTLVLKPTRTAQRVAVIGAGPAGLSTAVAAAERGHRVELFEAQDHLGGQFALAQRIPGKEEFAQTLRYFTQRLDDLGVEVRTGHRVSAQELIDGGWDHVILATGVEPRVPEIEGLEHPSVITYPDLVSGRRQAGERVAVIGAGGIGVDVCEFLTHGGPQPTPVEDWQKEWGVAPLSGPDAQIGGLRKPEPEPSPRQVHLIQRRTSSIGKDLGVTTGWVHRAALRARGVHQITGAQYVRIDDDGLHLTVPAEDSSGTDAADAPREPLVLPVDSVILCAGQVSQRELVEPLEHSGISLHIIGGADVAAELDAKRAIKQGVEVAAAL; this is translated from the coding sequence ATGACCGAGCACCCCCGCCTCTCCGCCCCCCTGAGCATCGGGAGGCTGGAGCTTCCCCACCGCATCCTCATGGGCTCCATGCACACAGGTATGGAGGACGATCCCGAGCAGTTCCCCGAGCTCGCCGCGTACTTCGCCGAGCGCGCCCGCGGCGGAGCCGGCCTGATGATCACCGGCGGCTTCAGCCCCAACGGCGAAGGCCGCCTCACCCCCGGGGGCGGCCAGCTCTCGGATCCCGCCCAGGCGGCCCATCACCGGATCCTCACCGACGCCGTCCACGAGGCCGGCGGCCTGCTGGCCCTGCAGATCCTGCACGCGGGGCGCTACGCCTATCACCCGAAGGCGGTCTCCGCCTCGGCCACGCAGTCCCCCATCAGCCCGTTCCCCGCCCGAGAGCTGACCGACGAGCAGGTCCGGGCCGCGATCCAGGACTTCGCCCGCTGCGCCGTGCTCGCCCAGGAGGCCGGCTACGACGCCGTCGAGATCATGGGCTCGGAGGGCTACCTGCTCAACCAGTTCCTGGCCCAGCGCACGAATCAGCGCGAGGACGACTGGGGCGGCGACGCCCAGCGCCGTCGTCGCTTCCCGGTGGAGGTCGTCCGCGCGGTGCGCGCCGCGGCCCCGGGGCTGCCGATCATCTACCGGATCTCCCTGATGGACCTGGTCGACGGCGCCCAGGCTTGGGAGGACGTCGTCGCCCTGGCCCATGAGCTCGAGGACGCAGGCGTCGACGTCTTCAACACCGGCATCGGCTGGCACGAGGCCCGCGTGCCCACGATCGTCACGAGCGTCCCGCGCGCTGCCTTCACGGAGGCGACCGCCGCGCTGAAGGCCCAGGTCTCGGTGCCGGTCGCGGCGTCGAACCGCATCTCCATGCCGCAGGACGCGGAAGCGATCCTGGCCGAGGGCCAGGCCGATCTGGTGTCCATGGCGCGGCCCTTCCTGGCCGATCCCGCCTGGGTCCGCAAGGCTCTCGAGGGCCGCGAGGACCGGATCAACACGTGCATCGCCTGCAACCAGGCCTGCCTGGACCACACGTTCTCCCAGAAGCGGGCCTCCTGCCTGGTGAATCCGCGGGCGGGCCGGGAGACGACCCTGGTGCTCAAGCCCACGCGCACCGCGCAGCGGGTGGCCGTGATCGGCGCCGGCCCGGCAGGCCTGTCCACCGCGGTGGCCGCCGCCGAGCGCGGTCATCGGGTGGAGCTCTTCGAGGCCCAGGACCACCTGGGCGGGCAGTTCGCCCTGGCCCAGCGCATCCCCGGCAAGGAGGAGTTCGCCCAGACGCTGCGCTACTTCACCCAGCGGCTCGACGACCTGGGGGTGGAGGTCCGCACGGGGCACCGGGTGAGCGCCCAGGAGCTGATCGACGGCGGCTGGGACCACGTCATCCTGGCCACGGGTGTGGAGCCGCGGGTCCCCGAGATCGAGGGGCTCGAGCATCCGTCGGTCATCACCTATCCGGACCTGGTCAGCGGACGCCGCCAGGCCGGCGAGCGCGTGGCCGTGATCGGCGCCGGCGGCATCGGCGTGGACGTGTGCGAGTTCCTGACCCACGGCGGCCCGCAGCCCACGCCCGTGGAGGACTGGCAGAAGGAATGGGGCGTGGCTCCGCTCAGCGGCCCCGACGCCCAGATCGGCGGGCTGCGCAAGCCCGAGCCGGAGCCGTCGCCGCGCCAGGTGCACCTCATCCAGCGCCGCACGTCCTCGATCGGCAAGGACCTGGGCGTCACGACCGGCTGGGTCCACCGCGCGGCCCTGCGGGCACGCGGCGTCCACCAGATCACCGGCGCGCAGTACGTGCGCATCGACGACGACGGCCTGCATCTCACGGTGCCCGCCGAGGACTCGTCCGGCACCGATGCCGCCGACGCCCCGCGCGAGCCCCTGGTGCTGCCGGTCGACTCGGTGATCCTGTGCGCCGGTCAGGTCTCCCAGCGCGAGCTCGTGGAGCCCCTGGAGCACTCCGGCATCAGCCTGCACATCATCGGCGGAGCGGATGTGGCCGCCGAGCTCGACGCCAAGCGCGCGATCAAGCAGGGCGTGGAGGTCGCTGCGGCGCTGTGA
- a CDS encoding phospholipase A2 has translation MKTVARRPITLLASVMLLASTAAGASAATAASTASPTGGDITKKQYDVLLRNFTPQEIVELDAISSQAEIQEIVRLTGGSSSLRLAQTSAIPQASAAPLAAATDETNGCSYSPDQWGRADFKPTCDDHDRCYSSTSFVDRLDCDTVFLSGLTAPCTRAYPTETIRRNACLGVADVYYYAVRNAGGAFYEGQGLNN, from the coding sequence ATGAAGACCGTTGCGCGCCGACCGATCACTCTTCTTGCGTCCGTGATGCTGCTGGCATCGACCGCGGCGGGAGCATCCGCGGCCACGGCGGCATCCACTGCGTCGCCGACGGGCGGGGACATCACCAAGAAGCAGTACGACGTCCTGCTGCGCAACTTCACGCCCCAGGAGATCGTCGAGCTCGACGCGATCTCGAGTCAGGCGGAGATCCAGGAGATCGTGCGGCTCACCGGAGGGTCATCATCCCTCCGCCTGGCTCAGACTTCCGCTATACCTCAGGCCTCCGCTGCTCCTCTGGCAGCGGCGACCGACGAGACCAACGGCTGCAGCTATTCACCGGATCAGTGGGGGCGCGCTGATTTCAAGCCCACCTGCGACGATCACGATCGGTGCTATTCGTCCACGAGCTTCGTCGATCGATTGGACTGCGACACGGTGTTCCTGTCCGGGCTCACGGCGCCCTGCACCCGGGCCTACCCCACCGAGACGATCCGCCGCAACGCGTGCCTCGGGGTGGCCGATGTCTACTACTACGCGGTGCGAAATGCGGGCGGAGCCTTCTACGAGGGGCAGGGGCTGAACAACTAG
- a CDS encoding carboxyltransferase domain-containing protein — protein MSESRASSEVPQRRLLPVADHSLLIECADLADAVAVHAALSEQGFRGVGGASTVLIRTSDRPALEAALARIPRGSLADQPGREIALDVVYDGEDLHELAESLGVSADGLIEWHTAEPWIAAFAGFAPGFLYCARALESVDGLQLPDALRGTPEIPRRSSPRTAVPAGSVALAGQFSAVYPRSSPGGWQLLGRTTTPMVDLNQDPPALLAPGDRLTYRAVREAVEIQPAADPEPSEVDPAHHLVVETAGLQALIQDRGRPGRSDVGISSSGALDRAAADRAARLVGNMPDTACLESVLGGLSVRAAGDQVLAVTGAAVELEVVPAPTSESADRSAIEQSEPGEQTVSAPTPERGWRPRTGLPFALKDGQTLRVGAPSDGLRVYVAVRGGIDVPAVIGSGATDTLAGLGPAALSDGDRLAVGRDPGTAVDWPLEVAGAPVAQPTPPSGPLEVRVVLGPRDDWFTSEALESFQEQEWAVAAASDRVGARLEGRELARSIERELPSEGTVPGSIQVPASGLPVVFLRDHPVTGGYPVIACVLEADLDLMAQAAPGRTVRFIAVDPATTTASTDTVAAPAAENH, from the coding sequence GTGAGCGAGTCCCGCGCGTCGTCCGAGGTGCCGCAGCGGCGGCTCCTGCCGGTCGCCGATCACTCGCTGCTCATCGAGTGCGCCGACCTGGCCGACGCCGTGGCTGTGCATGCCGCGCTGTCCGAGCAGGGCTTCCGCGGGGTGGGCGGCGCCTCGACCGTGCTGATCCGCACGAGCGACCGTCCTGCGCTGGAGGCCGCGCTCGCACGCATCCCCCGGGGCTCACTGGCGGATCAGCCGGGCCGGGAGATCGCGCTGGACGTCGTCTACGACGGCGAGGACCTTCACGAGCTGGCCGAATCCCTGGGCGTCTCTGCCGACGGGCTGATCGAGTGGCACACTGCCGAGCCCTGGATCGCGGCGTTCGCCGGCTTCGCTCCGGGCTTCCTCTACTGCGCTCGAGCGCTGGAGTCCGTGGATGGCCTCCAGCTGCCCGATGCCTTGCGCGGCACGCCCGAGATCCCGCGCCGCAGCTCGCCTCGCACCGCCGTGCCCGCCGGCTCGGTGGCGCTGGCCGGGCAGTTCTCGGCGGTCTACCCGCGCAGCTCCCCGGGCGGCTGGCAGCTGCTGGGGCGCACGACGACACCCATGGTCGATCTGAACCAGGATCCGCCGGCGCTGCTGGCCCCGGGCGACCGCCTGACGTACCGGGCGGTGCGTGAGGCCGTGGAGATCCAGCCGGCCGCAGACCCGGAGCCGAGCGAGGTCGATCCCGCGCATCACCTGGTGGTCGAGACCGCCGGGCTGCAGGCGCTGATCCAGGACCGCGGTCGCCCGGGGCGCTCCGACGTGGGGATCTCCTCCTCCGGGGCTCTGGACCGTGCCGCCGCTGATCGAGCAGCCCGGCTGGTCGGCAATATGCCGGATACGGCATGTCTGGAAAGCGTGCTCGGCGGTCTGAGCGTGCGCGCTGCGGGCGATCAGGTCCTGGCCGTCACCGGCGCTGCCGTGGAGCTCGAGGTCGTGCCGGCGCCGACGTCGGAATCGGCTGACAGGTCTGCGATCGAGCAGTCCGAGCCGGGCGAGCAGACGGTGAGCGCTCCGACGCCCGAGCGGGGCTGGCGTCCTCGCACCGGCCTGCCCTTCGCGCTGAAAGACGGCCAGACGCTGCGTGTGGGAGCTCCCTCGGACGGGCTGCGCGTGTATGTGGCTGTGCGCGGCGGCATCGACGTCCCCGCGGTCATCGGCAGCGGTGCGACCGACACTCTCGCAGGGCTCGGCCCCGCGGCGCTGTCCGACGGCGACCGCCTGGCCGTGGGCCGTGACCCCGGCACCGCCGTGGACTGGCCGCTCGAGGTCGCCGGCGCTCCGGTTGCCCAGCCGACTCCGCCGAGTGGGCCGCTGGAGGTCCGCGTTGTCCTGGGCCCGCGCGACGACTGGTTCACATCTGAGGCCCTGGAGTCCTTCCAGGAGCAGGAGTGGGCCGTCGCGGCGGCCTCCGATCGCGTGGGCGCCCGACTCGAGGGCCGGGAGCTGGCTCGCAGCATCGAGCGCGAGCTGCCCAGTGAGGGGACGGTGCCCGGCAGCATCCAGGTGCCGGCCTCCGGGCTGCCCGTCGTGTTCCTGAGAGACCACCCTGTGACCGGCGGCTACCCGGTCATCGCCTGCGTGCTCGAGGCCGATCTGGACCTCATGGCCCAGGCCGCTCCCGGCAGGACGGTGCGCTTCATCGCCGTCGACCCCGCCACCACCACCGCTTCCACCGACACCGTCGCAGCGCCTGCTGCCGAGAACCACTGA
- a CDS encoding GmrSD restriction endonuclease domain-containing protein, producing the protein MLISRLWGFPATPDDEADVTPARSRMTTPAKIGIGCGGCLGLLVLAFVALVVIALIVGPSSEEAEDPRPGSSASSAPQAPEAPSSEAQQPGGAESSEAAEAPEAVETSAQASEPESSPAPVDDSAASDSAEALTVLETLDIKGRAPKTGYGRDLFGPTWHDVDGNGCSTRNDILARDLTGIEREDGCSVSSGLLQDPYTDTAIDFTAGMDTSAEVQIDHVVALSDAWQKGAQQMSEQQRLVFANDPLNLLAVDGPTNQSKGDGDAATWLPPNRSYWCPYVARQVDVKAKYDLWVTQPEHDRMAEVLRDCEGESSSESGSGSDQSSTRAPAESAPQPAPAPEPAPEPEPVPAPAQEPAPAPAASGAAFANCSEARAAGAAPLYRGMPGYAPRMDGDGDGVACE; encoded by the coding sequence GTGCTGATCAGTAGGCTGTGGGGCTTCCCCGCGACCCCCGACGACGAGGCTGATGTGACCCCTGCGCGCTCCCGGATGACGACCCCCGCCAAGATCGGCATCGGCTGCGGCGGCTGCCTGGGCCTGCTGGTCCTCGCCTTCGTGGCTCTGGTGGTCATCGCGCTGATCGTCGGCCCGTCCTCCGAGGAGGCCGAAGATCCGCGGCCGGGCTCCTCGGCGTCGTCTGCACCGCAGGCGCCGGAGGCCCCGTCATCGGAGGCGCAGCAGCCTGGCGGGGCCGAGTCGTCCGAGGCAGCAGAGGCACCCGAGGCGGTCGAGACGTCGGCGCAAGCCTCGGAGCCCGAGAGCTCGCCCGCGCCCGTCGACGACAGCGCCGCCTCCGACTCCGCTGAGGCCCTGACCGTGCTGGAGACCCTCGACATCAAGGGCCGCGCGCCGAAGACCGGCTATGGCCGCGATCTCTTCGGTCCCACCTGGCACGACGTCGACGGCAACGGGTGCAGCACCCGCAATGACATCCTGGCCCGCGACCTCACGGGCATCGAGCGCGAGGACGGCTGCTCCGTGTCCTCCGGTCTGCTGCAGGACCCCTACACGGACACCGCGATCGACTTCACCGCGGGAATGGACACCTCCGCCGAGGTGCAGATCGATCACGTGGTGGCGCTGTCCGATGCCTGGCAGAAGGGCGCCCAGCAGATGTCCGAGCAGCAGCGGCTGGTCTTCGCCAACGACCCGCTGAACCTCCTGGCCGTCGACGGCCCGACCAACCAGTCCAAGGGCGACGGTGACGCCGCGACCTGGCTGCCGCCGAACCGCTCCTACTGGTGCCCCTACGTGGCGCGGCAGGTCGATGTGAAGGCCAAGTACGACCTGTGGGTCACCCAGCCCGAGCACGACCGGATGGCGGAGGTGCTGCGGGACTGCGAGGGGGAGTCGTCGTCCGAGTCCGGTTCGGGGTCGGACCAGAGCTCGACGCGGGCGCCCGCCGAGAGCGCACCGCAGCCCGCCCCGGCACCCGAGCCGGCCCCTGAGCCGGAACCGGTCCCGGCGCCCGCCCAGGAACCTGCCCCGGCACCCGCTGCATCGGGTGCAGCCTTCGCGAACTGCTCCGAGGCCCGGGCCGCCGGTGCCGCACCCCTGTACCGCGGCATGCCCGGCTATGCGCCGCGCATGGATGGCGACGGCGACGGGGTCGCCTGCGAGTGA
- a CDS encoding biotin carboxylase N-terminal domain-containing protein, with protein sequence MQKVLIANRGEIAVRIIHACAEAGLSSVAVYADPDADAPHVHLADEAYALEGTSPTETYLDQEAILAIAQRAGADAVHPGYGFLSENASFARGVIDAGLTWIGPKPETIEKLGDKVQARDIARTVGAPLVPGTDGPVTSGAEATAFAEEHGLPVIIKAAHGGGGRGMRVVRELSEVEDAFASAAREAQSAFGRPECFVERFLDEPRHVEAQVVCDSHGGVAVLGTRDCSLQRRHQKLVEEAPAPFLSDEQRERIHTAAAEICREAGYVGVGTAEFLVGRDGLISFLEVNTRLQVEHPITEEVYGADLVQLQLLVADGGHLPEGLGAQPQGHAFEFRINAEDPGRGFLPGGGRIEAIDAPTGPGIRLDSGVRAGQEVATTFDSMLLKLIVHGADRQAALRRARRALAEIRIHGVATTVPFHRAAVEAPEFAAETAEDFTVHTAWIENEFAERLSADDGYAADYLRAAELGRSRFSVDIDGRRVMLGVPKALAAALESGGQTSSAGSAETDDDGAIKAGVGGTVLKWLVEEGAQVQAGDDLLVLEVMKTESKVAAPCAGTLSERGAAEGDAVTAGQVLGRITS encoded by the coding sequence GTGCAGAAGGTCCTGATCGCCAACCGCGGCGAGATCGCCGTGCGCATCATCCACGCCTGCGCCGAGGCCGGCCTGAGCTCGGTGGCCGTCTACGCCGACCCCGACGCCGACGCCCCGCACGTCCACCTGGCTGACGAGGCCTACGCGCTCGAGGGCACCAGCCCGACCGAGACCTACCTGGATCAGGAGGCGATCCTGGCGATCGCCCAGCGCGCCGGTGCAGACGCCGTCCACCCCGGCTACGGGTTCCTGTCCGAGAACGCCTCGTTCGCCCGCGGAGTCATCGACGCCGGCCTGACCTGGATCGGACCGAAGCCCGAGACCATCGAGAAGCTCGGCGACAAGGTCCAGGCTCGCGACATCGCCCGCACCGTGGGGGCCCCGCTGGTGCCGGGCACCGACGGCCCGGTGACCTCGGGTGCTGAGGCCACCGCCTTCGCCGAGGAGCACGGGCTGCCCGTGATCATCAAGGCCGCTCACGGCGGCGGCGGGCGCGGCATGCGCGTGGTCCGCGAGCTCTCCGAGGTCGAGGACGCCTTCGCTTCGGCCGCCCGCGAGGCCCAGAGCGCGTTCGGGCGCCCCGAGTGCTTCGTGGAGCGCTTCCTGGACGAGCCGCGCCACGTCGAGGCTCAGGTGGTCTGCGACTCCCACGGCGGCGTGGCCGTGCTCGGCACGCGCGACTGCTCGCTGCAGCGCCGCCACCAGAAGCTCGTGGAGGAGGCCCCGGCGCCGTTCCTGAGCGACGAGCAGCGCGAGCGGATCCACACCGCCGCCGCCGAGATATGCCGCGAGGCCGGTTACGTGGGGGTGGGCACCGCCGAGTTCCTGGTGGGCCGCGACGGGCTGATCTCCTTCCTGGAGGTCAACACGCGCCTGCAGGTCGAGCATCCGATCACCGAGGAGGTCTACGGCGCCGACCTGGTCCAGTTGCAGCTGCTCGTGGCCGACGGCGGGCACCTGCCCGAGGGTTTGGGCGCCCAGCCGCAGGGCCACGCCTTCGAGTTCCGCATCAACGCGGAGGACCCGGGCCGCGGCTTCCTGCCCGGCGGCGGGCGCATCGAGGCGATCGACGCCCCCACCGGCCCCGGCATCCGCCTGGACTCCGGCGTGCGCGCCGGTCAGGAGGTCGCCACGACCTTCGACTCGATGCTGCTCAAGCTGATCGTGCACGGCGCGGATCGGCAGGCCGCGCTGCGGCGGGCCCGTCGTGCCCTGGCCGAGATCCGCATCCACGGCGTGGCCACCACAGTCCCGTTCCACCGCGCGGCGGTCGAGGCCCCCGAGTTCGCCGCCGAGACCGCTGAGGACTTCACGGTCCACACGGCCTGGATCGAGAACGAGTTCGCCGAGCGGCTCAGCGCCGACGACGGCTACGCGGCCGACTACCTGCGCGCCGCCGAGCTGGGGCGCTCGCGGTTCAGTGTGGACATCGACGGCCGCCGGGTGATGCTGGGCGTGCCCAAGGCGCTGGCCGCAGCGCTCGAGTCCGGTGGGCAGACGTCGTCGGCGGGCTCTGCGGAGACCGACGACGACGGCGCGATCAAGGCCGGTGTGGGCGGCACGGTCCTGAAGTGGCTCGTGGAGGAGGGTGCGCAGGTCCAGGCCGGCGACGACCTGCTCGTGCTCGAGGTCATGAAGACCGAGTCGAAGGTCGCTGCGCCGTGCGCTGGCACCCTGTCCGAGCGGGGCGCGGCCGAGGGCGATGCCGTGACGGCCGGTCAGGTGCTCGGACGCATCACGTCATGA